A stretch of Bordetella genomosp. 13 DNA encodes these proteins:
- the hmgA gene encoding homogentisate 1,2-dioxygenase: protein MSLRYQSGFGNDCATEALPGALPEGRNSPQQCPYGLYAEQLSGTAFTAPRAENRRSWLYRIRPGVTHQPFQPFDHEPRWISDFGRAPVPPNQLRWSPLPMPEEPTDFIEGVYTWGGNGCPDEQAGVGIHLYAANRSMQGRFFYDADGELMIVPQQGRLRLATELGLIEIEPQEIAVIPRGVRFRVELLDGAARGYMLENFGAPLRLPELGPIGSNCLANARDFQTPHAWYEDIEGDFELIAKFAGGFWRAAIDHSPLDVVAWHGTHAPYKYDLRRFNAIGSISYDHPDPSIFTVLTSPSDTPGTANVDFAIFPPRVLAMEDTFRPPWFHRNVASEFMGLIHGVYDAKAEGFLPGGASLHNCMSGHGPDSETFEKASHADTSKPHYIRDTMAFMFETRRVIRPTAQALASPQLQGTYHDCWLGLAKHFDPARR, encoded by the coding sequence ATGTCACTGCGATATCAATCCGGCTTCGGCAACGATTGCGCCACGGAAGCCCTGCCCGGCGCCCTGCCCGAGGGCCGCAACTCTCCCCAGCAATGCCCGTATGGCCTGTACGCCGAGCAATTGTCGGGCACGGCCTTCACGGCGCCGCGCGCCGAAAACCGACGCTCGTGGTTGTATCGCATCCGGCCGGGCGTCACGCACCAGCCCTTCCAGCCCTTCGACCACGAGCCGCGCTGGATCAGCGACTTCGGCCGCGCCCCCGTGCCGCCCAACCAGCTGCGCTGGAGCCCGCTGCCGATGCCGGAGGAACCCACCGACTTCATCGAGGGCGTGTACACCTGGGGCGGCAATGGGTGCCCGGACGAGCAAGCCGGCGTGGGCATCCACCTGTACGCGGCCAACCGGTCGATGCAGGGCCGCTTCTTCTACGACGCGGATGGCGAGCTGATGATCGTGCCGCAGCAGGGTCGCCTGCGCCTGGCCACCGAGCTGGGCCTGATCGAGATCGAGCCGCAGGAGATCGCCGTGATCCCGCGCGGCGTGCGCTTTCGCGTGGAACTGCTGGACGGCGCCGCGCGCGGCTACATGCTCGAGAACTTCGGCGCGCCGCTGCGCCTGCCGGAACTGGGCCCCATCGGATCGAACTGCCTGGCCAACGCGCGCGATTTCCAGACGCCGCATGCCTGGTACGAAGACATCGAGGGCGACTTCGAGCTGATCGCCAAGTTCGCCGGCGGCTTCTGGCGCGCGGCCATCGACCACTCGCCGCTCGACGTAGTGGCCTGGCACGGCACGCACGCGCCGTACAAATACGACCTGCGGCGCTTCAACGCCATCGGGTCGATCAGCTACGACCATCCCGATCCGTCGATCTTCACGGTGCTTACCTCGCCGTCTGACACCCCGGGCACGGCCAACGTCGATTTCGCCATCTTCCCGCCGCGCGTGCTGGCCATGGAGGACACCTTCCGTCCGCCCTGGTTCCATCGCAACGTGGCCAGCGAATTCATGGGCCTGATCCATGGCGTGTACGACGCCAAGGCCGAGGGCTTCCTGCCCGGCGGCGCCAGCCTGCACAACTGCATGAGCGGCCACGGGCCCGACAGCGAGACCTTCGAGAAGGCCAGCCACGCCGACACCAGCAAGCCGCACTACATACGCGATACGATGGCCTTCATGTTCGAGACGCGGCGGGTGATCCGGCCCACCGCGCAGGCCCTGGCCTCGCCGCAGCTGCAAGGCACCTACCACGATTGCTGGCTGGGCCTGGCCAAGCACTTCGACCCGGCGCGCCGCTGA
- the fahA gene encoding fumarylacetoacetase codes for MSQLNETHDPALKSWVASANQADSAFPVQNLPYAAFRRRGTQEATRPGVAIGDQIVDLAALAAIAPFEGAAATALQACTGERLNELMALDSAHWSALRLALSRALREGAALRGRIEPLLVPQAQAEYVTPARIGDYTDFYISVHHATAIGKQFRPDNPLLPNYKWVPIGYHGRASSIGVDQRFARPVGQQRPAAEGEAPQFGPCKRLDYELELGVFVGKGNVQGERIALADAEAHVFGLCILNDWSARDIQAWEYQPLGPFLSKNFASTISPWVVTLEALAPFRAAWSRDAADPQPLPYLDSPQNRAEGAFDVQMQVLISTEQSRAQGKPAAQLSRSNFRDAYWNVAQLITHHTVNGCNLVPGDMLGTGTLSGPRPEEAGSLVELSQGGKTPVSLPWGEQRTFLQDGDQIIIRAECTKPGYPRIGFGECVGTVLPAR; via the coding sequence ATGAGCCAGTTGAACGAGACTCACGATCCCGCATTGAAAAGCTGGGTGGCCAGCGCCAACCAGGCCGACAGCGCCTTTCCCGTGCAGAACCTGCCGTATGCGGCCTTCCGGCGCCGCGGCACGCAGGAAGCCACCCGCCCCGGCGTGGCCATCGGCGACCAGATCGTCGACCTGGCCGCGCTGGCGGCCATCGCGCCCTTCGAAGGCGCGGCCGCGACCGCGCTGCAGGCCTGCACCGGCGAACGCCTCAACGAACTGATGGCGCTGGACAGCGCGCACTGGAGCGCGCTGCGCCTGGCCCTGTCGCGCGCGCTGCGCGAAGGCGCCGCACTGCGCGGCCGGATCGAACCGCTGCTGGTGCCGCAGGCCCAGGCCGAGTACGTCACGCCGGCCCGTATCGGCGACTACACCGACTTCTACATCTCGGTGCATCACGCCACCGCCATCGGCAAGCAGTTCCGGCCCGACAACCCACTGCTGCCCAACTACAAATGGGTGCCCATCGGCTATCACGGCCGCGCGTCCAGCATCGGCGTGGACCAGCGCTTCGCGCGCCCGGTCGGCCAGCAGCGCCCCGCCGCCGAAGGCGAGGCGCCGCAGTTCGGGCCCTGCAAGCGGCTCGACTACGAACTGGAACTGGGCGTGTTCGTGGGCAAGGGCAACGTCCAGGGCGAGCGCATCGCGCTGGCCGACGCCGAAGCGCACGTGTTCGGCCTGTGCATCCTGAACGACTGGTCGGCGCGCGACATCCAGGCCTGGGAATACCAGCCGCTGGGCCCGTTCCTGTCCAAGAACTTCGCCTCCACGATCTCGCCCTGGGTGGTCACGCTGGAAGCGCTGGCGCCCTTCCGCGCGGCCTGGAGCCGCGATGCCGCCGACCCGCAGCCGCTGCCCTATCTCGATTCGCCGCAGAACCGCGCCGAAGGCGCCTTCGACGTGCAGATGCAGGTGCTGATCAGTACCGAGCAGTCGCGCGCGCAGGGCAAGCCGGCGGCCCAGCTTTCGCGCAGCAATTTCCGCGACGCGTACTGGAACGTGGCGCAGCTGATCACCCACCACACGGTCAACGGCTGCAACCTGGTGCCGGGCGACATGCTGGGCACGGGCACGCTGTCGGGTCCGCGGCCTGAAGAAGCCGGCTCGCTGGTGGAACTGAGCCAGGGCGGCAAGACGCCGGTGTCGCTGCCCTGGGGCGAACAGCGCACCTTCCTGCAGGACGGCGACCAGATCATCATCCGCGCCGAGTGCACCAAGCCCGGCTATCCGCGCATCGGCTTCGGCGAATGCGTGGGCACGGTGCTGCCCGCGCGCTAG
- a CDS encoding CaiB/BaiF CoA transferase family protein, translating to MSQPQHTPPGTASLPLHGLRILDMTSVLMGPYATQLLGDMGADVIKVESPDGDIVRLIGPAPHPGMGPVFVNTNRSKRSVALDVKQPAGRAALLELARASDVFVYNIRPQAMARLGLDYEALHAVNPRIIYAGVFGYAQDGPYAAKPAYDDLIQGASTLAAITARAQDSAPRYAPLAMVDRITGLSAVSAILAAVIERQRSGQGQRIDVPMFETMVGFVLSDHLSGLSYDPPLDQGGYARLLSRSRRPYRTRDGYVCALIYTDKHWRAFYRMLGREADMAADPRLASLATRTQHVDALYAELEDTLARRGTQEWLALFEQADIPAMPVHDLQSIFDDPHLAATGFFGTETHPTLGTLRTMRHGSRWSRTQPRSTRPAPEHGQHGREVLREAGFDEAAIDRLVADGILRVPMAAQPDMETQGGL from the coding sequence ATGAGCCAGCCGCAGCACACGCCGCCAGGCACGGCCTCGCTTCCCTTGCACGGTTTGCGCATCCTGGACATGACCTCCGTGCTGATGGGGCCATACGCCACGCAGCTGCTGGGCGACATGGGAGCGGACGTGATCAAGGTCGAGTCGCCGGACGGCGACATCGTCCGCCTGATCGGACCGGCGCCGCACCCCGGCATGGGCCCCGTCTTCGTCAACACCAATCGCAGCAAGCGCAGCGTGGCCCTGGACGTGAAGCAGCCCGCGGGGCGTGCGGCCCTGCTCGAGCTGGCGCGCGCCAGCGACGTGTTCGTCTACAACATCCGGCCGCAGGCCATGGCGCGCCTGGGCCTGGACTACGAGGCCCTGCACGCCGTCAACCCGCGCATCATCTATGCGGGCGTGTTCGGTTATGCGCAGGACGGTCCGTACGCCGCCAAGCCTGCCTACGACGACCTGATCCAGGGCGCCTCCACGCTGGCCGCCATCACCGCGCGGGCCCAGGACTCGGCGCCCCGCTACGCGCCGCTGGCGATGGTCGATCGCATCACGGGACTCAGCGCGGTCAGTGCGATCCTGGCCGCGGTGATCGAACGGCAGCGCAGCGGGCAGGGCCAGCGCATCGACGTGCCGATGTTCGAGACGATGGTCGGCTTCGTGCTCTCCGATCACCTGTCCGGCCTGTCCTACGACCCTCCGCTGGACCAGGGCGGCTACGCCAGGCTGCTGTCGCGCAGCCGGCGCCCGTATCGCACGCGCGACGGATACGTGTGCGCGCTCATCTACACCGACAAGCACTGGCGCGCCTTCTATCGCATGCTGGGGCGCGAGGCCGACATGGCGGCCGACCCGCGCCTGGCCAGCCTGGCCACGCGTACCCAGCACGTCGATGCGCTGTATGCCGAACTCGAGGACACGCTGGCCCGGCGCGGCACCCAGGAGTGGCTGGCGCTGTTCGAGCAGGCCGACATCCCGGCCATGCCGGTTCACGACCTGCAGAGCATCTTCGACGATCCGCACCTGGCGGCTACCGGCTTCTTCGGCACCGAGACACATCCCACGCTCGGTACGCTGCGCACCATGCGGCATGGCAGCCGCTGGTCGCGCACCCAGCCGCGCAGCACCCGGCCTGCGCCCGAACATGGCCAGCACGGCCGCGAAGTGCTGCGCGAGGCCGGATTCGACGAGGCGGCGATAGACCGCCTGGTGGCCGACGGAATCCTGCGGGTTCCCATGGCCGCACAACCAGACATGGAGACCCAGGGTGGACTTTGA
- a CDS encoding acyclic terpene utilization AtuA family protein, whose amino-acid sequence MSGKSVVRIGCGAGFWGDTPEGARQLVAYGDIDYLILDYLAEVTMSILAKMKARDPAAGYATDFVTQVIAAHGRALAERRIKVVVNAGGVNPLACRQAVEHELARQGVALKVAAVQGDDVLPQTAGWRQQGVREMYSGAELPQTLVSANAYLGAFPIAAALDDGADIVITGRCVDSALALGPLIHEFGWTRSQADLLSAGSLAGHVLECGPQCTGGFATDWQATQAGWADIGFPVAICHADGSFVVTKPPGTGGAVTCESVAEQITYETGDPRCYRLPDVCCDWSQVRVSAAGADQVLVSGARGGPAPRSYKVSATYADGYRCLATVLVRGRDAVDKAHAVARAILGRSTAVLARQGMAPFSETSVEVLGAEDGYGPHARTAHTREVVLKVAARHDVAAALEVFAREIFPTSTSTVQGVAGVFGGRPKVQPVVRLFSFLVPQETVQVSLVVGDEVRPLGPPLRGDAAAACKPDDTPAGVMNSGAPHEAGVDATESQADMRAVPLAALAHARSGDKGDISNIAVLARRPEFVELIRRQLTARHVRDYMAHLVEGDVQRHDWPGLDGFNYLLHRALGGGGVASLRYDPQGKAHAEILLDCPVRIPAQWIEQGWVPKEEVLG is encoded by the coding sequence ATGTCCGGCAAGAGCGTTGTACGCATCGGCTGCGGCGCGGGCTTCTGGGGCGACACCCCGGAGGGCGCGCGCCAACTGGTCGCCTATGGCGACATCGACTATCTGATCCTCGACTATCTGGCAGAGGTGACGATGTCCATCCTGGCGAAGATGAAGGCGCGCGATCCGGCCGCCGGCTACGCCACCGACTTCGTCACCCAGGTGATCGCCGCGCACGGGCGAGCGCTGGCCGAGCGGCGCATCAAGGTGGTGGTCAACGCGGGCGGGGTCAACCCGCTGGCATGCAGGCAGGCCGTCGAGCACGAGCTGGCGCGTCAGGGTGTCGCGCTGAAAGTGGCCGCGGTGCAGGGCGACGACGTGCTGCCGCAGACGGCCGGTTGGCGCCAGCAGGGCGTGCGCGAGATGTACAGCGGCGCGGAGCTGCCGCAGACGCTCGTGTCGGCCAACGCCTATCTGGGGGCCTTTCCCATCGCGGCGGCGCTGGACGATGGCGCCGACATCGTCATCACCGGGCGCTGCGTCGACAGCGCCCTGGCGCTGGGGCCGCTGATCCATGAGTTCGGCTGGACGCGATCGCAAGCCGATCTGCTGTCCGCGGGGTCGCTGGCCGGCCACGTGCTCGAGTGCGGTCCGCAATGCACCGGCGGCTTCGCCACCGATTGGCAGGCCACGCAGGCGGGGTGGGCGGATATCGGCTTTCCGGTGGCCATCTGCCATGCGGATGGCAGTTTCGTGGTCACCAAGCCGCCGGGCACCGGCGGCGCCGTCACCTGCGAGTCCGTGGCCGAGCAGATCACGTACGAAACCGGCGACCCGCGCTGCTATCGTCTGCCCGACGTGTGCTGCGACTGGTCCCAGGTCCGCGTCAGCGCGGCCGGGGCCGACCAGGTTCTGGTCAGCGGCGCGCGCGGCGGCCCGGCGCCCCGCAGCTACAAGGTCAGCGCGACCTATGCCGACGGTTATCGCTGCCTGGCCACGGTGCTGGTGCGCGGCCGCGACGCCGTCGATAAAGCGCATGCGGTGGCAAGGGCCATACTGGGCCGCAGTACCGCAGTGCTGGCGCGCCAGGGCATGGCGCCCTTCAGCGAGACCTCCGTCGAAGTGCTCGGCGCGGAAGACGGCTACGGGCCGCACGCGCGTACGGCCCACACGCGCGAGGTCGTGTTAAAGGTCGCGGCCAGGCATGACGTTGCGGCGGCCCTCGAGGTGTTTGCCCGCGAGATCTTTCCCACGTCGACCAGCACGGTGCAGGGCGTGGCGGGAGTGTTCGGCGGCCGGCCCAAGGTGCAGCCCGTCGTGCGGCTCTTCTCTTTCCTGGTGCCGCAGGAAACGGTGCAGGTCAGCCTGGTCGTCGGCGACGAGGTGCGTCCGCTGGGGCCGCCGCTGAGGGGCGACGCCGCGGCGGCGTGCAAGCCGGACGACACGCCGGCCGGGGTAATGAATTCGGGCGCCCCGCACGAGGCGGGCGTCGACGCGACAGAGTCGCAGGCCGATATGCGAGCCGTGCCGCTTGCCGCCCTGGCCCACGCGCGCAGCGGGGACAAGGGAGATATCTCGAACATCGCCGTGCTGGCCCGCCGGCCCGAGTTCGTCGAGCTCATCCGCCGGCAACTTACCGCGCGGCACGTGCGCGACTACATGGCGCATCTGGTCGAAGGCGACGTGCAGCGGCACGATTGGCCGGGGCTGGACGGCTTCAACTACCTGCTGCATCGCGCCCTGGGCGGCGGCGGCGTGGCGTCGCTGCGCTACGACCCGCAGGGCAAGGCGCACGCCGAAATACTGCTGGATTGCCCCGTGCGCATACCCGCGCAGTGGATCGAGCAAGGCTGGGTGCCCAAAGAAGAGGTGCTGGGATGA
- a CDS encoding Bug family tripartite tricarboxylate transporter substrate binding protein: MHAFNSLSARACRRAAALSMALAAFAYAGVAAAAQWPSRPVRIIIPAGPGGSSDPLARLLAEDLGKRLNASFVVENKPGANGNVGASIAAKAAPDGDTLLFSWTGTLVSAVTLYHSKPFDPQKDFEPIVLVGSIPNVIGVNAQLPIKDFNALRDYAQQHPNTLNFGSTGSGSSWHLSGEMFKKRFGVAMVHVPYTAPSGVFSDLIGNRLQVVFPGSTAMAPLVQDGRVRALAVMDDARSSVLPGVPTTAELGYPELASATWMGLLAPKGTPPEIVRKVNEAVNQALATPAFRAKLVDMGYKPLGGSPQEFATYMAAEIKKWGEVVAFSGAKID; encoded by the coding sequence ATGCATGCATTCAATAGCCTGTCCGCGCGGGCGTGCCGCCGTGCCGCAGCCCTATCGATGGCCCTGGCGGCGTTCGCGTACGCCGGCGTGGCCGCGGCGGCGCAATGGCCCTCGAGGCCCGTGCGCATCATCATTCCGGCGGGCCCCGGAGGCAGTTCCGATCCGCTGGCGCGCCTGCTGGCCGAAGACCTGGGCAAGCGCCTGAACGCCAGCTTCGTGGTCGAGAACAAGCCCGGCGCCAACGGCAACGTTGGCGCCTCCATCGCGGCCAAGGCCGCGCCGGACGGCGATACCTTGCTGTTCTCGTGGACGGGCACGCTGGTCTCGGCGGTCACGCTGTACCACTCCAAGCCCTTCGACCCGCAGAAGGACTTCGAACCCATCGTCCTGGTGGGTTCCATCCCGAACGTCATCGGCGTGAACGCGCAGCTGCCGATCAAGGACTTCAACGCCCTGCGCGACTACGCGCAGCAGCATCCGAACACGCTCAACTTCGGCTCCACCGGCAGCGGCAGTTCGTGGCACCTGTCCGGCGAGATGTTCAAGAAGCGGTTCGGCGTGGCGATGGTGCACGTCCCGTACACCGCGCCGTCGGGCGTGTTCTCCGACCTCATCGGCAACCGGCTGCAGGTCGTGTTCCCCGGCTCGACCGCCATGGCGCCGCTGGTGCAGGACGGCCGCGTGCGCGCGCTGGCCGTCATGGACGACGCGCGGTCGAGCGTGCTGCCGGGCGTGCCCACGACCGCGGAGCTGGGCTATCCCGAACTGGCCTCGGCCACCTGGATGGGCCTGCTGGCGCCCAAGGGCACGCCGCCCGAGATCGTCCGCAAGGTCAACGAGGCGGTCAATCAGGCGCTGGCCACGCCGGCCTTCCGCGCCAAGCTGGTGGACATGGGCTACAAGCCGCTGGGCGGCAGCCCGCAGGAGTTCGCCACCTACATGGCGGCCGAGATCAAGAAATGGGGCGAGGTGGTGGCCTTCTCCGGCGCCAAGATCGACTGA
- a CDS encoding NAD(P)-dependent oxidoreductase, with protein sequence MGTNPSRIGMIGVGLMGHGIAANIVRKGGYPLVLLRHAGNQPVDDLLAAGATQSDSAAEIARLCDVVILCVTGTPQVEDVLFKPDGVLAGITPGTVIIDCSTAIPSSTLKVADAVNKAGGLFLDAPMTRTPKEAAEGRLNLIVGGERELFERCKPLLQCYAENIVHAGPVGSGHRLKLLHNFVSLGFSAVLAEAAACAERAHVDPAVLVEILAKGGGDGVVLGRLRPYIEAGDASGFRFSISNALKDMGYYTAMAEDTGAPHLTAEAVRRTYESASQAGMDQAAVPEIIPFLAGRNPAG encoded by the coding sequence ATGGGCACGAACCCCTCCCGCATCGGCATGATAGGCGTGGGCCTGATGGGCCACGGCATCGCCGCCAACATCGTCCGCAAGGGCGGCTATCCGCTGGTTCTGCTGCGCCACGCGGGCAACCAGCCGGTCGACGACCTGCTGGCTGCCGGGGCCACGCAATCCGACAGCGCGGCCGAGATCGCGCGCCTCTGCGACGTGGTCATCCTGTGCGTGACCGGCACGCCGCAAGTGGAAGACGTGTTGTTCAAGCCCGATGGCGTGCTGGCCGGCATCACCCCGGGCACCGTCATCATCGACTGTTCCACGGCCATCCCATCCTCCACGCTGAAAGTGGCCGACGCGGTGAACAAGGCGGGCGGCCTGTTCCTGGACGCGCCCATGACGCGCACGCCGAAAGAGGCCGCCGAAGGCCGACTGAACCTGATCGTCGGCGGCGAGCGTGAGCTGTTCGAACGCTGCAAGCCTCTGCTGCAGTGTTATGCCGAGAACATCGTCCATGCCGGCCCCGTCGGGTCGGGCCACCGCCTGAAGCTGCTGCACAACTTCGTGTCGCTGGGCTTCTCGGCCGTGCTGGCCGAAGCGGCCGCGTGCGCCGAACGCGCCCACGTCGACCCCGCGGTGCTCGTCGAGATCCTGGCCAAGGGCGGCGGCGACGGCGTGGTGCTGGGCCGACTGCGGCCCTACATCGAGGCTGGCGACGCTTCGGGCTTCCGCTTCTCGATCTCGAATGCGCTGAAGGACATGGGCTACTACACGGCCATGGCCGAGGATACCGGCGCGCCGCACCTGACCGCCGAGGCCGTGCGCCGCACCTACGAATCGGCCAGCCAGGCCGGCATGGACCAGGCGGCGGTGCCGGAGATCATTCCTTTCCTGGCGGGCAGGAACCCGGCGGGCTGA
- a CDS encoding LysR family transcriptional regulator, producing MPVADLRRLDLNLLVVFQHLLELRSLSAVARRLDLTQPAVSNALRRLRDTLGDDLFVRTGQGMLPTPFAERLAGPVGEALGLLTRMLEADEVFDPSASTRRFRIAMSDVGEIHFMPRLMEICALRAPGVRIDSVRSGGPELQRELEAGRIDLAVGAFDDLAGDVVQRMLFRQGYVTLFRQGHPQAHEGMGLKAFRAQKHLAVSRAAPYGQVNQALEAAGIALQSHFSVPHFSAVPYIVSTTDLLATVPAKLAASAAPRFGLGMLAPPLRVPPLQTNLYWQRRFQRDGGSQWLRGLIVDLYAEAAGGPGRR from the coding sequence GTGCCTGTTGCCGACCTGCGTCGCCTGGACTTGAATCTTCTGGTGGTGTTCCAGCACCTGCTCGAACTGCGCAGCCTGTCCGCCGTGGCGCGCCGGCTCGACCTCACGCAGCCCGCGGTCAGCAATGCGCTGCGGCGGCTGCGCGACACGCTGGGCGACGACCTCTTCGTGCGCACGGGCCAGGGCATGTTGCCCACCCCGTTCGCCGAACGCCTGGCCGGGCCCGTGGGCGAGGCCCTGGGCCTGCTGACCCGCATGCTCGAGGCCGACGAGGTGTTCGATCCCTCCGCCAGCACGCGGCGGTTCCGCATCGCCATGTCCGACGTGGGCGAGATTCACTTCATGCCGCGCCTGATGGAAATCTGCGCCTTACGCGCCCCGGGCGTGCGCATCGATTCGGTGCGCTCCGGCGGACCGGAGCTGCAGCGCGAACTCGAGGCCGGCCGTATCGACCTGGCCGTGGGCGCCTTCGACGACCTGGCCGGCGACGTCGTGCAGCGCATGCTGTTCCGCCAGGGGTATGTCACGCTGTTTCGCCAGGGGCATCCGCAGGCGCACGAAGGCATGGGCCTGAAGGCGTTCCGCGCGCAGAAGCACCTGGCGGTGTCGCGCGCGGCGCCATATGGGCAGGTCAACCAGGCGCTCGAGGCGGCCGGCATCGCGCTGCAGTCGCATTTCAGCGTGCCGCACTTCTCGGCTGTGCCGTACATCGTCAGCACCACCGACCTGCTGGCCACGGTACCTGCCAAGCTGGCGGCCAGCGCGGCGCCGCGCTTCGGCCTGGGCATGCTGGCGCCGCCGCTGCGCGTGCCGCCCCTGCAGACCAACCTGTACTGGCAGCGACGGTTTCAGCGCGACGGCGGCAGTCAATGGCTGCGCGGGCTGATCGTGGATCTGTATGCCGAGGCGGCAGGCGGGCCGGGCAGGCGCTAG
- a CDS encoding acyl-CoA dehydrogenase family protein — MDFELTDDQQAIIEAVRRTCSRFDAHYWLQRDTQGGFPDDFYQAMAEAGWLGIAIPQEYGGSGLGVTEAALMTQAVAQTGACMSGCAAFHINLFGLMPVVVFGTEAQKQRILPPMIRGEVKACFGVTEPNTGLNTTRLKTSARKEGGRYVVHGQKVWISTAQVAQKILLLARTTPLEECERHSHGLTLFYTDLDRSRVDVRLIEKMGRKAVDSNELFIDGLEIPEEERIGQEGEGFKYILHGMNPERILLAAEAIGIGRAALERASEYARERVVFDRPIGKNQSIQHPLAVNWMELEAANLMMLKAAHRYDAGKDCGAEANAAKYLAAEAGFHACERAILTHGGFGYAKEYHVERYLREVMIARIAPVSREMIMSYIAERVLGQPKSY; from the coding sequence GTGGACTTTGAACTGACCGACGACCAGCAGGCCATCATCGAGGCCGTGCGCCGCACGTGCTCGCGCTTCGACGCGCATTACTGGCTGCAGCGCGACACGCAGGGCGGCTTTCCCGATGACTTCTACCAGGCGATGGCCGAGGCCGGATGGCTGGGCATCGCCATTCCGCAGGAGTATGGCGGATCGGGCCTGGGGGTCACCGAGGCGGCGCTGATGACGCAGGCCGTCGCGCAGACCGGGGCCTGCATGTCCGGCTGCGCCGCCTTCCACATCAACCTGTTCGGCCTGATGCCCGTGGTCGTGTTCGGCACCGAGGCGCAGAAGCAGCGCATCCTGCCGCCCATGATCCGCGGCGAGGTCAAGGCCTGCTTCGGCGTGACCGAGCCCAACACCGGGCTCAACACGACCCGGCTGAAAACCTCCGCGCGCAAGGAGGGCGGCCGCTACGTGGTGCACGGCCAGAAGGTGTGGATCTCCACGGCGCAGGTGGCGCAGAAGATACTGCTGCTGGCGCGGACGACGCCGCTGGAGGAGTGCGAGCGCCACAGCCACGGCCTCACGCTGTTCTACACCGACCTCGACCGCAGCCGCGTCGACGTGCGCCTGATCGAGAAGATGGGCCGCAAGGCCGTCGATTCGAACGAGCTGTTCATCGACGGGCTGGAGATACCCGAAGAGGAACGCATCGGCCAGGAAGGCGAAGGCTTCAAGTACATCCTGCACGGCATGAATCCCGAGCGCATCCTGCTGGCGGCGGAGGCCATCGGGATCGGCCGCGCAGCGCTGGAACGCGCATCCGAGTACGCCCGCGAGCGGGTCGTGTTCGACCGGCCCATCGGCAAGAACCAGTCCATCCAGCATCCGCTGGCGGTGAACTGGATGGAGCTGGAAGCGGCCAACCTGATGATGCTGAAGGCGGCGCATCGCTACGATGCCGGCAAGGACTGCGGCGCCGAGGCGAACGCCGCGAAGTACCTGGCGGCCGAGGCGGGCTTCCATGCCTGCGAGCGCGCCATCCTCACGCACGGCGGCTTCGGCTATGCGAAGGAGTATCACGTCGAGCGCTACCTGCGGGAGGTCATGATCGCCCGTATCGCGCCGGTCAGCCGCGAGATGATCATGTCGTACATCGCGGAAAGAGTGCTCGGGCAGCCCAAGTCATACTGA
- a CDS encoding enoyl-CoA hydratase-related protein, whose amino-acid sequence MSEQQQDLLVQLRGPVLWITINRPERRNALNAGVVQRLADAIRTAESHAECRAIVLTGAGDRAFCAGADLARHTEGFAFEVDYAQPRHYLVALFRTFQQCRLPIIARVNGHVMAGGFGLLCACDMAVAADDALFGTPETKIGLVPMMILPNMLRVVPQRKLLEMCITGEPYTARQALELGILNYAVPRAELDDRMQWLLDRIVDKSPTAIRLGKQAYQAMRDMSLNEGWEYAQVMVPSMASTQDAREGLAAFQDKRAAAWTGR is encoded by the coding sequence ATGTCCGAGCAGCAACAAGATCTGCTGGTGCAGTTGCGCGGGCCCGTGCTGTGGATCACCATCAACCGCCCGGAACGCCGCAATGCGCTGAATGCGGGCGTGGTGCAGCGGCTGGCGGACGCGATACGCACCGCCGAGTCCCATGCGGAATGCCGGGCCATCGTGCTGACGGGGGCGGGCGACCGCGCCTTCTGCGCCGGCGCCGACCTGGCGCGCCACACCGAGGGCTTCGCGTTCGAGGTCGATTATGCGCAGCCCCGCCACTACCTGGTCGCGCTGTTCCGCACGTTCCAGCAGTGCCGCCTGCCCATCATTGCGCGCGTCAACGGGCACGTGATGGCGGGCGGGTTCGGCCTGCTGTGCGCGTGCGACATGGCGGTGGCCGCGGATGACGCCTTGTTCGGCACTCCCGAAACCAAGATCGGACTGGTGCCCATGATGATCCTGCCCAACATGCTGCGCGTCGTGCCGCAGCGCAAGCTGCTCGAGATGTGCATCACCGGCGAGCCCTACACGGCCCGGCAGGCGCTGGAGCTCGGCATTCTCAACTACGCGGTGCCGCGGGCGGAGCTGGACGACAGGATGCAGTGGCTGCTGGACCGCATCGTGGACAAGTCGCCCACCGCCATCCGCCTGGGCAAGCAGGCATACCAGGCCATGCGCGACATGAGCCTGAACGAAGGCTGGGAGTACGCGCAGGTGATGGTGCCTTCGATGGCGAGCACGCAGGACGCACGCGAGGGCCTGGCAGCCTTCCAGGACAAGCGGGCGGCGGCGTGGACGGGCCGATAG